One genomic window of Ruminococcus gauvreauii includes the following:
- a CDS encoding sugar ABC transporter substrate-binding protein, whose amino-acid sequence MKNTRIKKLLAMVITSSICLTALAGCGSSSDSKAPAEESAPSESAESETPSSDVKVKIGVSMSTTQNLFYSKMAQIIQDYCKEKGVECMVTDENNDVNKQISSFENFISSGCTAIMAVAFDPDGISDMAKKATESGIYVMTYDGIVDGAEGSLNLDNYVYGYQTGKMAADWINANPDLKAQEVIEVGVFDYPDIPLIIDRAKGIVDALTELAPNAKVVAQQKAGVGDEGNIQAENFLAAHPDIQVICGINDTGVLGAYEVFKAQGKEGDNYGFFGADGDPQALQLISDDTMYRGTVMSGAYDALPGAIDILIAASQGEEVDGTIIYETTPVTIDNVGDYLEEE is encoded by the coding sequence ATGAAAAACACAAGAATCAAAAAACTTTTGGCAATGGTGATAACGTCTTCAATTTGCCTGACTGCATTAGCCGGATGTGGATCATCTTCAGACAGCAAAGCTCCTGCAGAAGAATCAGCGCCTTCCGAGTCGGCTGAGTCAGAGACCCCATCATCGGATGTGAAAGTGAAAATCGGCGTTTCCATGAGTACGACACAGAATCTGTTCTATTCTAAAATGGCTCAGATCATTCAGGATTATTGCAAAGAAAAAGGTGTAGAGTGCATGGTGACAGATGAGAACAACGATGTCAATAAGCAGATTTCTTCTTTCGAAAATTTCATCTCATCCGGATGTACAGCGATTATGGCGGTGGCTTTTGACCCGGACGGTATCTCCGATATGGCAAAGAAGGCAACGGAGAGCGGAATTTATGTCATGACTTATGATGGCATTGTTGACGGCGCCGAGGGATCACTCAACCTGGATAATTATGTATATGGCTATCAGACAGGTAAGATGGCTGCAGACTGGATCAATGCAAACCCGGATTTAAAAGCACAGGAAGTGATAGAAGTCGGCGTGTTTGACTATCCGGATATCCCGCTCATTATCGACAGAGCAAAAGGTATTGTTGATGCGCTCACGGAACTTGCACCGAATGCTAAAGTAGTGGCACAGCAGAAGGCAGGTGTCGGGGATGAAGGAAATATTCAGGCAGAAAACTTCCTTGCAGCACATCCGGATATCCAGGTGATCTGCGGTATCAATGACACAGGAGTTCTCGGAGCTTACGAGGTATTCAAAGCACAGGGAAAAGAAGGCGATAACTATGGATTCTTTGGGGCAGACGGTGACCCGCAGGCACTGCAGCTTATCAGCGATGATACCATGTACAGAGGAACGGTAATGTCAGGTGCTTATGATGCACTGCCCGGAGCGATTGATATTCTGATCGCCGCAAGCCAGGGTGAAGAAGTGGATGGAACAATTATTTATGAAACAACACCGGTTACGATTGATAATGTAGGTGATTATCTGGAAGAAGAGTAA